The following proteins are co-located in the Fimbriiglobus ruber genome:
- a CDS encoding tagaturonate epimerase family protein, which translates to MLTLAKYSIGIGDRFAHQAKAQLRACVLAVEQGTVVVPVWNKSNREHTIIGSEPASVRAAADAAVRDLKWPHPHHVDADHIRLETVDRFIVASDFYTIDVADSIGHPAAAADVAAFVDRHPELASRLEIPGIAAPLTPTRADVERIAGKYLKAVQDAGAIYRKIVAAKGAGQFITEVSMDETDAPQTPPELLVILAALADEGVPVQTIAPKFTGRFNKGVDYVGDLAQFEKEFRDDLAVIAFAIGKYGLPANLKLSVHSGSDKFSIYAPIRRALATFGAGLHIKTAGTTWLEEVIGLAEAGGAGLELAKEIYAKALKKKDELCAPYATVIDIDAAKLPSAEAVAGWTAEQFTSALRHDQQNPGFNPHLRQLVHVGFKVAAQMGDRYLKMLEECEPSIARNVTENLYARHLKPLFVGSR; encoded by the coding sequence ATGTTGACGCTCGCGAAGTATTCGATCGGAATAGGTGACCGATTCGCCCACCAGGCCAAGGCGCAACTTCGGGCTTGCGTGCTGGCTGTCGAACAAGGCACGGTAGTCGTTCCCGTCTGGAACAAATCGAACCGCGAACACACGATCATCGGGTCCGAGCCGGCTAGCGTCCGCGCCGCGGCCGACGCCGCGGTCCGCGACCTCAAATGGCCTCACCCGCACCATGTCGATGCCGACCACATCCGGCTCGAAACGGTCGACCGCTTCATCGTCGCGAGCGACTTTTACACCATCGACGTGGCCGACTCGATCGGCCACCCGGCCGCCGCGGCCGACGTCGCCGCGTTCGTCGACCGGCACCCGGAACTCGCCTCCCGTCTCGAAATCCCCGGCATCGCCGCGCCGTTGACACCTACTCGGGCGGACGTCGAACGGATCGCGGGCAAATACCTCAAGGCGGTACAAGACGCCGGTGCAATTTACCGCAAGATCGTCGCCGCGAAGGGAGCTGGCCAGTTCATCACCGAAGTGTCGATGGACGAGACCGACGCCCCCCAGACCCCGCCCGAACTGCTGGTTATCCTCGCGGCGCTGGCCGACGAAGGGGTGCCAGTCCAGACGATCGCCCCGAAATTCACCGGCCGTTTTAACAAAGGCGTCGATTACGTCGGCGACCTCGCGCAATTCGAGAAGGAGTTCCGCGACGACCTCGCCGTGATCGCGTTCGCGATTGGGAAATACGGGCTACCCGCGAATCTGAAGCTCAGCGTTCACTCTGGTAGCGACAAGTTCTCCATCTACGCCCCGATCCGCCGGGCACTCGCCACGTTCGGCGCGGGCTTGCACATCAAGACGGCCGGCACGACCTGGCTCGAAGAAGTGATCGGACTGGCCGAAGCTGGCGGGGCGGGATTGGAACTCGCCAAAGAGATTTACGCGAAGGCGTTGAAAAAGAAGGACGAGCTCTGCGCCCCTTACGCGACGGTGATCGACATCGACGCGGCCAAACTGCCGTCCGCCGAAGCGGTGGCCGGGTGGACCGCGGAGCAGTTCACGTCCGCCCTGCGACACGACCAGCAGAACCCGGGATTTAACCCACACCTTCGCCAGTTGGTTCACGTCGGGTTCAAGGTCGCCGCCCAGATGGGCGACCGTTACCTCAAGATGTTGGAAGAGTGTGAGCCGTCGATTGCGCGGAATGTGACCGAGAATCTGTACGCACGTCACCTGAAGCCGTTATTCGTGGGGAGTCGTTGA
- a CDS encoding transketolase, protein MPAFDPAALRRTVLRMAYSGQTVHIGCAFSIIELVAVLYRSHMRLGSGPDDPTRDYLVLSKGHGVMAQYAALHELGWLTDQDIDGYFRDGTRLKGLSDAHVPGLEVSSGSLGHGLSVGVGLALAAHRRGTNQQVYAIVGDGEANEGSIWEAILFAAQFRLSNLTVIIDANGFQAMGTTREVMDLGRIADKLASFGLVIEEVDGHDEAALGAALTRLRAHPSDAPRGLVAHTVKGHGVSFTAGDNRWHYTRLTADTFARGMAELSAPAGGPTHA, encoded by the coding sequence GTGCCCGCATTCGACCCGGCAGCCCTCCGCCGTACCGTCCTTCGCATGGCCTACTCGGGCCAGACGGTACACATCGGCTGCGCGTTTTCGATCATCGAACTGGTGGCCGTGCTTTACCGCTCGCACATGCGATTGGGAAGCGGGCCGGACGACCCGACCCGGGACTATTTGGTCCTGAGTAAGGGGCACGGCGTCATGGCCCAGTACGCCGCCCTCCACGAACTCGGGTGGCTGACCGACCAGGACATCGACGGCTATTTCCGGGACGGGACGCGTCTGAAAGGGCTGTCCGACGCGCACGTTCCGGGGCTGGAAGTGTCGTCCGGGTCGCTCGGGCACGGCCTGTCCGTCGGCGTCGGCCTGGCTTTGGCGGCCCACCGCCGCGGGACGAACCAGCAGGTGTACGCGATCGTGGGCGACGGCGAAGCGAACGAGGGGAGCATTTGGGAGGCGATCCTGTTCGCCGCCCAGTTCCGGTTGTCGAACCTGACCGTCATCATCGACGCGAACGGGTTCCAGGCGATGGGAACGACCCGGGAAGTGATGGACCTGGGCCGCATCGCGGACAAACTCGCCTCGTTCGGCCTGGTCATCGAAGAGGTGGATGGGCACGACGAGGCGGCCCTCGGTGCCGCCTTGACCCGGCTGCGGGCCCACCCGTCGGACGCGCCCCGGGGGTTGGTCGCGCACACGGTCAAAGGGCACGGTGTGTCGTTCACCGCCGGCGACAACCGGTGGCACTACACCCGACTGACCGCCGACACGTTCGCCCGCGGCATGGCCGAGTTGAGTGCCCCCGCCGGAGGTCCGACCCATGCGTGA
- a CDS encoding transcriptional regulator, translated as MASSPPTPPPSDPSGQYSFEGIDRVLHEKARLGILTSLLAHRDGLVFGTLRDLCTLTDGNLSRHLTTLQEAGLVEIWKGYKGRRPQTLVRLTTDGRKRFLEYLNLLESIVASALSVATPEQKAEPTPKERVGWSPA; from the coding sequence ATGGCCAGTAGCCCACCCACGCCCCCGCCGTCGGACCCGTCGGGGCAATATTCGTTCGAGGGCATCGATCGCGTTCTGCACGAGAAGGCGCGGCTCGGCATTTTGACGTCGCTGCTCGCCCATCGAGACGGGTTGGTGTTTGGCACCCTGCGCGACCTCTGCACGTTGACTGATGGGAACCTGAGCCGCCACCTGACGACCCTTCAAGAAGCCGGCCTGGTTGAAATTTGGAAAGGGTATAAAGGCCGCCGACCCCAAACGTTGGTCCGCCTCACGACCGACGGACGGAAGCGGTTCTTAGAGTATCTGAACCTGCTGGAATCGATCGTCGCGTCCGCCCTCTCTGTCGCCACACCCGAACAAAAAGCAGAACCGACCCCAAAGGAGCGGGTCGGTTGGTCGCCGGCTTGA
- a CDS encoding acyl-CoA desaturase, producing MVIPFVGLVAAVALMWGWGFDWLNLALLVGMYSITAVGITTGFHRLFTHRSFETHPIVRNLLAVMGSMAVEGPILNWVAMHRKHHQHSDEPEDPHSPHHSGDGIVGAIRGFFHAHIGWSYEGDEPDMRRYVKDLTQSRAIRVINSLFVLWVAIGMLIPTVIGGVVTESWSGALLGLLWGGLVRIFFVHHVTWSVNSACHIWGSRPYESGDLSRNNLLFGILAFGEGWHNNHHAFPTSARHGLRWWQLDLAYMVIWSLKRVGLAWDVKLPSPNALARAERKDR from the coding sequence ATGGTCATCCCTTTCGTCGGCCTCGTGGCAGCCGTCGCGCTGATGTGGGGTTGGGGATTCGACTGGTTGAATCTCGCCCTGCTGGTCGGGATGTACTCGATCACAGCGGTCGGCATCACGACGGGATTCCACCGCCTGTTCACCCACAGATCATTTGAAACTCACCCGATCGTCCGCAACCTGTTGGCCGTGATGGGTTCGATGGCGGTCGAGGGGCCGATTTTGAACTGGGTCGCGATGCACCGCAAACACCACCAGCACAGCGACGAACCGGAAGACCCGCATTCGCCGCACCACAGTGGGGACGGCATCGTCGGCGCGATCCGCGGGTTCTTCCACGCCCACATCGGGTGGTCCTATGAAGGCGACGAACCCGACATGCGCCGGTACGTCAAAGACCTCACGCAGAGCCGGGCGATCCGGGTGATTAATTCCCTGTTCGTACTCTGGGTCGCGATCGGCATGCTGATTCCGACCGTGATCGGCGGCGTGGTGACGGAGAGTTGGTCCGGGGCATTGCTCGGACTCCTTTGGGGCGGGCTCGTCCGAATCTTCTTTGTCCACCACGTGACCTGGAGCGTCAATTCCGCGTGCCATATATGGGGCAGCCGGCCTTATGAGAGCGGCGATCTGAGCCGGAACAACCTGCTGTTCGGCATCCTCGCCTTCGGCGAAGGCTGGCACAACAACCACCACGCCTTCCCGACGTCCGCAAGGCACGGCCTCCGCTGGTGGCAGCTCGATCTTGCCTACATGGTCATTTGGAGCCTGAAGCGAGTCGGGTTGGCGTGGGACGTAAAACTGCCGTCGCCGAACGCACTCGCCCGCGCAGAACGGAAGGATCGATAA
- a CDS encoding transketolase family protein yields the protein MRDAFSNALVTAARTDPRVVLLTGDHGYALFDDLRRECPDKYLNCGVAEQNMVGVAAGLAKAGFLPIVYGLSAFVPVRVLEQIKMDVCYEQLPVVFAGDGAGVVYSSLGTSHQSTEDVAALRAVPEMTILSPADAAEMTACMAVALAGDGPVYLRMGKADLGVVHSAPPVLVRGRPLLVKPGNGPLALMATGSMVGTAMSVSSRWPGTAVYSVPYLKPIDEVAVADICRRHRAVVTLEEHSVYGGLGGAVAEIAAAHAPTWVGRVGIDDRFSKYCGSYSYLTREHRIDADSVVAKIAAFLDRARLTATLAAA from the coding sequence ATGCGTGACGCTTTCTCCAACGCCCTCGTAACCGCCGCCCGGACCGACCCCCGGGTTGTGTTGCTGACCGGCGACCACGGGTACGCCCTGTTCGACGACCTCCGCCGCGAGTGCCCCGACAAGTACCTCAATTGTGGTGTGGCCGAACAGAATATGGTGGGCGTGGCGGCCGGACTGGCCAAGGCCGGCTTCCTGCCGATCGTGTACGGGCTCAGCGCGTTCGTGCCCGTGCGCGTACTCGAACAAATCAAGATGGACGTCTGCTACGAGCAACTGCCGGTGGTCTTTGCGGGCGACGGGGCCGGGGTCGTGTACAGCTCCTTGGGCACCAGCCACCAGTCGACCGAAGACGTGGCTGCGTTGCGCGCCGTTCCCGAGATGACGATCCTTTCGCCGGCCGACGCCGCCGAAATGACGGCGTGCATGGCGGTCGCCCTGGCCGGTGACGGCCCCGTTTACCTGCGGATGGGCAAGGCCGACCTGGGCGTCGTCCATTCCGCGCCGCCGGTTCTCGTCCGCGGCCGCCCGCTGCTAGTCAAACCGGGTAACGGTCCGCTGGCTCTGATGGCGACCGGGTCAATGGTGGGAACGGCAATGTCTGTGTCGTCACGCTGGCCCGGGACGGCCGTTTACAGCGTGCCGTATCTCAAGCCCATTGATGAAGTGGCGGTGGCGGACATCTGCCGCCGGCACCGGGCGGTCGTTACGCTCGAAGAACACTCGGTTTACGGCGGGCTGGGGGGGGCGGTGGCCGAGATCGCCGCCGCCCACGCGCCGACCTGGGTCGGTCGCGTGGGCATCGACGACCGTTTCTCGAAGTACTGCGGCTCGTACTCATACCTCACCCGCGAACATCGAATTGACGCGGACAGCGTGGTTGCTAAAATCGCGGCCTTCTTGGACCGGGCACGACTGACCGCGACGTTGGCCGCGGCGTAG
- a CDS encoding SDR family oxidoreductase yields the protein MKLDLFNLESEVAVVLGGTGVLGGAMAEALASAGARVAVVGRSAERGNECVSRIEAAGGRAMFQAADALDRDSLARARDAVAKEWGTPTVLVNGAGGNRPDATLPPGGEFWKLSPEGWQGVFDLNLVGGALLPSQVFGEMMVGAKKGSVINIASMASILPLSRVVAYSASKAAVLNLTKFLAREWATRGVRVNAISPGFFPAEQNRAMLLKPDGTYTERGQSIVGHTPMGRFGDAHELAGAVIWLASPRASGFVTGQNIVVDGGFSSMTI from the coding sequence ATGAAATTGGACCTCTTCAACCTGGAATCGGAAGTGGCGGTCGTCCTCGGTGGCACGGGCGTACTGGGCGGCGCGATGGCGGAGGCGCTGGCAAGTGCCGGCGCGCGGGTCGCGGTCGTCGGGCGGAGCGCGGAGCGGGGCAATGAGTGCGTCAGCCGGATCGAGGCGGCCGGTGGGCGGGCGATGTTTCAGGCGGCCGACGCCCTCGACCGCGATTCCCTCGCGCGGGCGCGCGACGCGGTCGCCAAGGAATGGGGTACGCCCACGGTGCTGGTGAACGGAGCCGGCGGTAACCGACCGGACGCGACGCTCCCTCCCGGCGGCGAGTTCTGGAAACTCTCGCCCGAGGGCTGGCAGGGGGTGTTCGATCTCAACCTGGTGGGCGGGGCGTTACTGCCGTCACAGGTGTTCGGCGAGATGATGGTGGGAGCGAAGAAAGGCAGCGTCATCAACATCGCGTCGATGGCGTCCATCCTCCCGCTGTCGCGCGTCGTCGCGTACTCGGCGTCTAAAGCAGCCGTTTTGAACCTGACGAAGTTCCTCGCCCGCGAGTGGGCGACCCGCGGCGTGCGGGTGAACGCGATCAGCCCCGGCTTCTTCCCGGCCGAGCAGAACCGGGCGATGCTGCTCAAGCCAGACGGGACGTACACCGAGCGCGGCCAGTCGATCGTCGGCCACACGCCGATGGGTCGATTCGGCGACGCCCACGAACTTGCCGGCGCGGTGATCTGGCTCGCGTCCCCGCGCGCGTCCGGCTTCGTCACCGGGCAAAACATCGTGGTGGACGGCGGGTTCTCGTCGATGACGATTTGA
- the thiS gene encoding sulfur carrier protein ThiS: protein MPAITVNAEPRTFPAPLTVADLIRQLEKNPRQLAVELNRKVVPRADHAATELRDGDAIEIVTLVGGGSGVEEPPGDKPLKVGPFTFRSRLFTGTGKFATYDLMHRCMEASGCEVTTVAVRRERLIDKEGRSLLDYLDLSKLTILPNTAGCFSAEDAIRHARLARELLTNLENPGAKWVKLECLADKKTLLPDPIDTLAATEQLVKEGFQVLVYTSDDPILARRLKNAGAASVMPAGSPIGSGQGILNPNNIRILLEYLKDGDPDYPVIVDAGVGTASDVSAAMELGCDGVLLNTAIAGAADPLRMAWAMRYATAAGRLAYLAGRIPKKLYANASSPTEGLIAGVK, encoded by the coding sequence ATGCCTGCCATCACCGTCAACGCCGAGCCGCGAACCTTCCCGGCCCCCCTCACCGTCGCCGACTTGATCCGGCAACTGGAAAAAAACCCGCGCCAGCTGGCCGTCGAGCTGAACCGGAAAGTGGTCCCACGGGCGGACCACGCGGCCACAGAACTGCGCGACGGGGACGCGATCGAGATCGTCACCCTCGTCGGCGGCGGCAGTGGTGTCGAGGAACCACCGGGCGACAAGCCACTCAAGGTCGGCCCGTTCACATTCCGATCCCGGCTGTTCACAGGCACCGGCAAGTTCGCCACTTACGACTTGATGCACCGGTGCATGGAGGCGAGTGGCTGCGAGGTCACGACGGTCGCCGTCCGCCGCGAGCGACTGATCGACAAAGAAGGCCGCAGCCTGCTCGACTACCTCGACCTGTCGAAGCTCACGATCCTCCCGAACACGGCCGGCTGCTTCAGCGCCGAGGACGCCATCCGCCACGCCCGACTCGCCCGCGAGCTACTAACCAACCTCGAGAACCCCGGGGCGAAGTGGGTAAAGTTGGAGTGCCTTGCGGACAAAAAAACGCTCCTCCCCGATCCCATCGACACGCTCGCGGCCACCGAGCAGCTGGTCAAGGAAGGCTTTCAGGTTCTCGTCTATACGAGCGACGACCCGATCCTCGCGCGACGGCTGAAGAATGCCGGGGCTGCGAGTGTGATGCCGGCGGGCAGCCCGATCGGCAGCGGCCAGGGCATCCTCAACCCGAACAACATCCGCATCCTCCTCGAATACCTCAAGGACGGCGACCCGGACTACCCGGTCATCGTGGACGCCGGCGTGGGCACCGCGAGCGACGTCTCGGCCGCGATGGAATTGGGCTGTGACGGGGTGTTGCTCAACACGGCTATCGCCGGTGCGGCCGACCCGCTCCGGATGGCGTGGGCGATGCGGTACGCGACTGCGGCCGGCCGCCTCGCGTATCTGGCGGGGCGCATTCCGAAGAAACTGTACGCGAACGCGAGCAGCCCCACCGAGGGGCTGATCGCTGGGGTGAAATAA
- a CDS encoding DUF1501 domain-containing protein — MLTFLGSVGRFCDGVSRRSFLKIGALGTTGLTLPALFQAEAKAGVKRSHKSVIMVYLSGGLAHQDTFDLKPDSPSEVRGEFKPIATSVPGVQFGELVPRLARCMDKLVLLRALVGQKDEHSSWQSYTGTTMDAAKRENKPHFGSVVAKLQGQTDPVVPAFVDLSPTMQHKPYNSPGAAMLGRTAAAVKVDGDEVAVLKTLAVPADRLGDRRGLLDNLDAFKRAGDRSTAVAADTFHDRAFDVLTSNKVIDALDVTKESQAVRDRYGKGSPKHMGDGAPMWNEQLLAARRLVEAGARVVTVGYGFWDTHGQNFKHLKQHMPTFDQGISALVEDIYQRGLDRDCTVVVWGEFGRTPKINKDAGRDHWARVNFALMSGGGMRTGQVIGSTDAIAAEAKNDPIAYPNVLATVYNNLGIDPHSMVTDVSNRPNPILPSSAQVIDKVF; from the coding sequence GTGCTGACTTTCCTCGGTTCCGTCGGCCGTTTTTGTGACGGCGTCTCCCGTCGGTCGTTTCTGAAGATCGGCGCGCTCGGGACGACCGGGCTAACTTTGCCCGCGTTATTCCAGGCGGAAGCGAAAGCGGGCGTGAAGCGGTCGCACAAGTCGGTCATCATGGTCTACCTGTCCGGCGGCCTCGCCCACCAGGACACGTTCGACCTCAAGCCCGATTCGCCGAGCGAAGTGCGTGGGGAGTTCAAGCCGATCGCGACCAGCGTTCCGGGCGTCCAGTTCGGTGAACTCGTTCCCCGACTTGCCAGGTGCATGGACAAACTCGTGCTCCTGCGGGCACTCGTCGGGCAAAAAGACGAACACAGCAGCTGGCAGAGCTACACCGGCACGACGATGGACGCCGCGAAACGGGAGAATAAGCCCCACTTCGGCTCCGTCGTGGCGAAACTTCAGGGGCAGACCGACCCGGTCGTCCCGGCGTTCGTCGACCTGTCGCCGACGATGCAGCACAAGCCGTACAACTCGCCCGGCGCGGCCATGCTCGGTCGGACGGCCGCCGCCGTCAAAGTTGATGGGGACGAGGTCGCCGTTCTCAAAACGCTCGCCGTTCCCGCCGACCGACTGGGCGACCGCCGCGGGTTGCTTGATAACCTCGATGCGTTCAAGCGGGCCGGCGACCGCTCCACCGCCGTGGCGGCCGATACCTTCCACGACCGTGCGTTCGACGTACTGACGTCCAACAAGGTGATCGACGCCCTGGATGTCACCAAGGAATCGCAAGCGGTTCGCGACAGGTACGGGAAAGGGAGCCCGAAGCACATGGGCGACGGGGCTCCGATGTGGAACGAGCAACTTCTCGCCGCCCGCCGACTGGTCGAAGCCGGCGCGCGGGTGGTGACCGTCGGGTACGGCTTCTGGGACACACACGGGCAAAACTTCAAGCACCTGAAACAACATATGCCGACGTTCGACCAGGGGATTTCCGCCCTCGTCGAAGACATTTACCAGCGAGGTCTCGACCGCGACTGCACCGTCGTCGTCTGGGGCGAGTTCGGGCGGACGCCGAAGATCAACAAGGACGCCGGCCGCGACCACTGGGCGCGGGTGAACTTCGCTCTGATGTCCGGCGGCGGAATGCGGACCGGTCAGGTCATCGGGTCGACGGACGCGATCGCGGCCGAAGCCAAGAATGACCCAATCGCATACCCGAACGTGCTCGCCACGGTTTACAATAACCTCGGCATCGACCCGCACTCGATGGTGACGGACGTGTCGAACCGGCCGAACCCGATTCTGCCGAGCAGTGCCCAGGTGATCGATAAAGTGTTTTGA
- a CDS encoding Uma2 family endonuclease, which yields MARLLAEELENQDHYEIVDGSRVEMPPMSAEAQFVASRLAYHLSRFGIESNLGEACVEVMIELSLPAERNRRPDVIFIPYSRWKKNSPVPATNAWDVLPDLCVEVVSPHDLCDDLMDKIGEYFRAGVRLVWVVYPRHQLFYVYESPTKVYGLTRTDILDGGAALPGFKLPLADFFPEGTGNSTQS from the coding sequence ATGGCCAGATTGTTGGCCGAAGAACTTGAAAACCAGGACCATTATGAAATCGTCGATGGATCACGAGTTGAGATGCCGCCCATGAGCGCCGAAGCCCAATTCGTTGCGTCTCGACTGGCTTACCACCTGAGCCGGTTTGGAATCGAAAGCAATTTGGGCGAGGCGTGCGTCGAAGTGATGATCGAATTGTCACTACCGGCCGAGCGGAATCGGCGACCCGACGTGATTTTCATTCCGTACTCGCGCTGGAAAAAGAACAGCCCGGTCCCGGCCACGAACGCCTGGGACGTTCTTCCCGACCTGTGCGTCGAGGTCGTCAGCCCGCATGACCTGTGCGACGACTTGATGGATAAAATCGGCGAATACTTTCGCGCGGGCGTTCGGCTCGTTTGGGTCGTTTATCCGCGTCATCAACTCTTCTACGTGTACGAATCACCCACGAAAGTGTACGGCCTGACACGGACCGACATACTCGACGGCGGGGCCGCGCTACCTGGGTTCAAGCTCCCACTCGCTGATTTCTTTCCTGAAGGAACGGGAAACTCCACCCAGTCATGA
- the rfbH gene encoding lipopolysaccharide biosynthesis protein RfbH, with protein MWQDLHAQILDLTREYVAKRHAPVPFQPGVSKVPYAGRVFDADEVVAGVDAILDFWLTLGPQGDAFEKELATYVGTSHALAVNSGSSANLVAFATLTSEAIDRPLRPGDEVLTVAAGFPTTVAPMVQYGCIPVFVDVDPFTGNALVDRLADAVGPKTRAIMMAHTLGNPFDLGAVMDLVKRHNLYFVEDNCDALGSFYNGKKTGTFGHLATQSFYPPHHLTMGEGGAVLTSSGRLKRVAESFRDWGRDCWCPSGKDNTCGKRFNWQLGDLPHGYDHKYIYSHLGYNLKPLDVQAAIGRQQLKKVDGFGAARRANHARLVKALKRFEEYLLLPQPTPNSDPSWFGLLLTVRDGAPFGRREIVDYLEQHKIQTRQLFAGNLLRQPAFKNVEHRVVGDLKNTDKIMNDAFFIGVYPGLSADMLDYVEGVFDKFFATLGRRLVA; from the coding sequence ATGTGGCAAGACTTACACGCCCAGATTTTGGACTTGACCCGCGAGTACGTCGCCAAGCGGCACGCCCCGGTCCCATTTCAACCAGGGGTCAGTAAAGTCCCGTACGCCGGCCGCGTGTTCGACGCCGACGAGGTCGTGGCCGGCGTCGACGCGATCCTGGACTTCTGGCTCACCCTGGGGCCGCAGGGGGACGCGTTCGAGAAGGAACTGGCCACGTACGTCGGCACGTCGCACGCTCTTGCGGTGAACTCCGGGTCGAGCGCGAATCTGGTCGCCTTCGCCACGTTGACGAGCGAGGCCATCGACCGACCGCTGCGGCCGGGGGACGAAGTCCTCACCGTCGCAGCCGGCTTCCCGACGACCGTCGCCCCGATGGTGCAATACGGGTGTATCCCGGTATTTGTGGACGTCGACCCGTTCACCGGGAACGCCCTGGTGGATCGTCTGGCGGACGCGGTCGGGCCGAAGACCCGGGCGATCATGATGGCCCACACGCTCGGCAACCCGTTCGACCTGGGTGCCGTGATGGACCTCGTCAAACGGCACAACCTGTACTTCGTCGAAGACAACTGCGACGCCCTGGGCAGCTTTTACAACGGCAAAAAGACCGGGACGTTCGGCCACCTCGCCACCCAGAGCTTTTACCCGCCGCACCACCTGACGATGGGCGAAGGCGGGGCGGTGTTGACCTCGAGCGGTCGGTTGAAGCGGGTGGCCGAGTCCTTCCGCGATTGGGGCCGGGATTGCTGGTGCCCGTCCGGCAAGGACAATACGTGCGGCAAGCGATTCAACTGGCAACTCGGCGACCTCCCGCACGGCTACGACCACAAGTACATCTACAGCCACCTGGGGTACAACCTGAAGCCCCTGGACGTGCAAGCGGCGATCGGCCGCCAGCAACTCAAGAAGGTCGACGGGTTTGGCGCCGCCCGCCGGGCGAACCACGCCCGCCTGGTCAAAGCCCTCAAGCGGTTCGAGGAGTACTTGCTCCTGCCCCAACCAACCCCAAACAGTGACCCGTCGTGGTTCGGCCTGCTCTTGACCGTTCGCGACGGGGCGCCGTTCGGCCGCCGGGAGATCGTGGACTACCTGGAGCAGCACAAAATTCAGACGCGCCAACTGTTCGCCGGGAACCTGCTCCGTCAGCCGGCATTCAAGAACGTCGAACACCGCGTCGTTGGCGACTTGAAGAACACCGACAAAATCATGAACGACGCCTTTTTCATCGGCGTCTATCCCGGACTTTCAGCCGACATGCTCGACTACGTCGAAGGCGTGTTCGACAAGTTCTTCGCCACCCTCGGCCGCCGACTCGTAGCGTAA